Proteins from a genomic interval of Deltaproteobacteria bacterium RBG_16_64_85:
- a CDS encoding LPS export ABC transporter permease LptG, protein MTILSRHLYREFFLMAAACILGFLVLFLMIDFVESADAFLNNRAAAGEILRYYMLKIPGIFFMISPVAVLVAVLITVSLLARNNEFTAMFSVGIGPLRAFAPLIAGCALISVLSLGTSEILAPKANRMAREIARLRVRPGRVAAQFSLNRYWIRGENAILSAQVIDTAGRALHGFQYLEIDRNFRLVRRIDARIAEVPERGKWRLRDGRERRTTGDLQAVPIADKDFPFAETIQGFMDGETPPGEMTYGQLYGYIADSQARGYDVRRYEVDLHAKFSYPLLNVIVGLIAIPIALRTPRSGGVWRSIGAGLLIGFFCWMALSASLSLGRMGMLPPLAAAWLPDLLFAAGGGLLFRRHPG, encoded by the coding sequence ATGACCATACTGAGCCGCCATCTCTACAGGGAGTTCTTCCTGATGGCCGCCGCCTGCATCCTGGGGTTTCTGGTCCTCTTCCTCATGATCGATTTCGTGGAATCCGCCGATGCCTTTCTCAACAACCGCGCCGCCGCCGGGGAGATCCTCCGGTACTATATGCTCAAGATTCCGGGCATCTTCTTCATGATTTCTCCGGTCGCGGTGCTCGTGGCAGTCCTGATCACGGTTTCCCTCCTGGCGCGGAATAACGAGTTCACCGCAATGTTCTCGGTGGGGATCGGCCCCTTGCGGGCGTTCGCCCCTCTGATCGCAGGTTGCGCCCTCATCTCGGTCCTGTCCCTCGGGACATCAGAAATCCTCGCCCCCAAGGCCAACCGCATGGCCCGGGAAATCGCCCGGCTCCGGGTCCGCCCCGGGCGGGTTGCGGCCCAGTTCTCGCTGAACCGTTACTGGATCCGCGGGGAGAACGCGATTCTTTCCGCACAGGTGATCGACACGGCCGGCCGCGCGCTGCATGGCTTCCAGTACCTGGAGATCGACCGGAATTTTCGACTCGTCCGGCGCATCGACGCGAGGATAGCGGAGGTTCCCGAGAGGGGAAAGTGGCGGCTCCGGGACGGGCGGGAGCGGCGGACCACAGGGGATCTGCAGGCCGTCCCGATCGCGGATAAGGACTTCCCCTTCGCCGAAACCATCCAGGGCTTCATGGACGGGGAGACTCCGCCCGGGGAGATGACGTACGGGCAGCTCTACGGATACATCGCGGACTCCCAGGCAAGGGGATACGACGTCCGCCGCTACGAGGTGGACCTGCATGCGAAATTCTCGTACCCGCTTCTGAACGTGATCGTCGGCCTGATCGCGATTCCGATCGCCCTTCGCACCCCCCGTTCGGGCGGCGTGTGGAGGAGCATCGGGGCGGGGCTGCTGATCGGCTTTTTCTGCTGGATGGCCCTCTCCGCCTCGCTTTCCCTGGGGAGAATGGGGATGCTCCCCCCCCTGGCGGCGGCCTGGCTCCCGGATCTGTTGTTTGCCGCAGGCGGGGGACTGCTCTTCCGGCGCCACCCCGGATAG
- a CDS encoding riboflavin biosynthesis protein RibF translates to MNVVNGSSAFPPHAAASVTIGNFDGVHLGHQELLRRTVARANTTETPSVALTFSPHPIRFFSPRARFYEITSLEEKAALIAWFGIDILVVESFTGEVGRMWPAEFAREILARRLRARYVIVGYDFTFGRNRTGSPGMLGEIGRELGFEVEVVPPLFRGGLIVSSTRIRQLLLAGRVREAEELLCRPYRVSGPVITGAGRGKKLGYPTANIQYAQELLPLPGVYIVEVEVAAVRYRGLANVGFNPTFGENSLGVEVHLLDFDRDLYGQEVSVFFRDRIRDERKFKSAEELVRQIEKDVQYARGMKLPPRKEVGGREPDSAAAGGTLG, encoded by the coding sequence ATGAACGTCGTCAACGGTTCCTCCGCTTTTCCCCCGCACGCCGCGGCGTCGGTGACCATCGGGAACTTCGACGGGGTGCACCTCGGACACCAGGAGCTGCTCCGGCGCACGGTGGCCCGGGCGAACACGACGGAGACCCCGTCCGTTGCCCTGACTTTTTCCCCCCACCCGATCCGGTTTTTCTCCCCCCGGGCCCGTTTTTACGAGATCACCTCGCTGGAGGAGAAGGCTGCCCTGATCGCATGGTTCGGCATCGACATCCTCGTGGTGGAGTCCTTCACCGGGGAGGTGGGCCGCATGTGGCCCGCGGAATTCGCCCGGGAAATCCTGGCGCGCCGGCTTCGGGCCCGGTACGTGATCGTCGGCTACGACTTCACGTTCGGGAGAAACCGCACCGGCTCGCCGGGGATGCTCGGCGAGATCGGCAGGGAACTGGGGTTCGAGGTGGAGGTCGTTCCGCCGCTGTTCCGGGGCGGGCTGATCGTCAGCTCGACACGGATCCGGCAGTTGCTGCTGGCCGGCAGGGTACGGGAGGCGGAAGAGCTCCTGTGCAGGCCGTACCGGGTTTCCGGGCCGGTGATCACGGGCGCCGGCAGGGGGAAAAAGCTCGGGTATCCGACGGCCAATATCCAGTATGCGCAGGAGCTGCTTCCCCTTCCCGGCGTGTACATCGTGGAGGTCGAGGTCGCCGCCGTGCGTTATCGCGGATTGGCGAACGTGGGGTTCAACCCCACGTTCGGGGAGAATTCGCTCGGGGTGGAAGTCCACCTGCTGGACTTCGACAGGGATCTCTACGGGCAGGAGGTCTCCGTTTTTTTCCGTGACCGCATCCGCGACGAGCGCAAGTTCAAGAGCGCGGAGGAGCTGGTCCGGCAGATCGAAAAGGACGTGCAGTACGCCCGAGGGATGAAGCTTCCCCCCAGGAAGGAAGTCGGCGGGAGGGAGCCGGACTCCGCGGCCGCCGGCGGGACCTTGGGATGA